tgaaaataatcattgaCAATAAAGTGACTGTTTTCATTTCTcgcaaaaataaaatcccgACGACGGCCACACTTACCTACTGAGCCTATTGAATAGGCACTCAGTCCTCCTTAGTTCTGTTTGAAACAGAGAAAGGTGTACGGGGCATGAGACAGTGGATTTTCTTCATGGATAAtttgtccatttttttttttgtaaaaaatcaaatgaaaacccaatgtaattaattgaggaatacaattgtattgtttttttaatattcgttGATGTGTGGAAAGCGTATGAGTATGTGGAACTCTTGGCAAAACATGGAAAAAGTAACAGTGAATAAAGATCGATCGATGAGAGGAGAACTTTTTATTCAACACTACTGaggggagatttttttcagcATTCACGGGGGGTCTTGGAGCCTCGAGACGATTCATTGGTTGCTATGATTATCGAATTACGTATTGATGTTGCGGTTTAAcccagtttatttttttctgaccaGAAAAAAACTGTGGACATGTGAGAAATATGATGTGACAggttgatttttatgattctAACTGGCGTAGGTTATTGTAAAGGTTTACAGCTTTTGTGGAATTGTTatgttttcaatgaaaatgtatttcgaAGAGAATTTAGCATTTAATTCCCCTCATTTTATCTATTTCTTCTGGATATTCTCAGACTTTCTATGGTAGAGATTTGAATTCTTGAGGCAGATGTATCGCTTTCACCTAAGGCCCAAACACATTCCActgttaaaattatatttgaacaTAATTTAGCATTTAATTCCCcgcattttatcaattttttaacgaacATATTAAGACTTTATCGTAGCGACTTGAATTTTCAGGGGAAACAAATCTCTTTCAGCTGAGGACATTCACATTTGGctagaaaatcataaaaaatcattgaataccTTCACATTGAAAGCCTCGCATGGAAACcacagtttaaaaaaatgagattttatgaaaatatcaatGATAGAGCAACCTCAACGACTCGAGCCTCCAGAGACACCTGATCATTCACACAGTGGTATACCTGTCCCTCTTATGTTTCTTCCCCTTTTTCTTTTTGGTACTGCTGGCCGATCTctttcttttgtttttcttctcAGGTGCTGGTGTTTCTTCAATGGGCGGTGGACTGGGACTGTGCACAAGCTCATAAACTTTACTAGCAGCAGCCCTGGCTTCAGCTTCTCTGGCATGTCTTTCAGGATCCAGACTACTGCCTTCAACGAAATATTCAGATATACCAAAAGCTTGTCTCAGCTTAGCATTTTTCTCTTGTTGTGCCTCAGCCACTTGGTGTGTTTCTCGAACGCtttaatcaatgaaataaCCAAATTAACGATAAATTACATATAgctaaataattaacaatcaattacacacaaataaataattaacgatAAATCAGCAGTGAAGGGGCAATAAAAGatgaattgatttatttctgaGTCGAGTTTTCGACTGATATCTCCgtatctaagagagatagcaaaatttttgttagaacatttattgtagcccTCAATtatctccacaaaaaaggtttcgatcaaaattttgctatctcccttcgatttcgagatattcattaaaaattggtCCCCTGTCGAAaatgacttatctcgttttaccgcTTCGCTACTGAAATGTCAAGAtacaaattagaaaaaatatatttatcaccAACTTGATAATAGATAAGCGTTTAGGGAACTTATAGACCTCACGCATATCTATTATTATGCtgatatatttattaaaaacaaataaaataacgaACCGATTTGTTAGTTTAACTGTCATCGTTCACaggaaattgatgaatttacagtttaatgaattttttatggagataTTACTATGAAAACTGAGGAGAATAATGACATAACACGAGCTCTTGCGACACAGTTGTCATATAAGCCACCCCAGGAATGACTGAAGCCGGGGCATATCGTTCCAACCCTCCCCCTCTTATTTCGTTCCGCCCTAGCTGTTCGATCAATACCAATTCCCCCCCTTACCGTTGTCTTTTTATATCGTTCCCTCATACTTCCACCCCTCGAGAAATCTCTAATACGATTAAGTTCAATAAAACTGGAATAAATAAAGTACCACATGCTACAAAACAGAATTTTATAtgagaattatgaaaaaaacctgaatattatttcaaaatcGTCGTACGAAATTTCCAATTACTGTAAAAGTCTTTTGTTGCTCAAATTCAatgtcaatttaaaaaaaatgtattagtTGTTACCTAGATATTaggttttttaataattttggaaatgtGAGAAGCATTTTTTGACCCAATTTCAAATTAGTTCAATCGAATTATCAAATTGTCTAGTTATAATGACGAAAATACGAAACAAATTTCGATTTCGAATGAtcacatgattttttaaatgttaaatAACGTGCAACAATATTAATCACgaggaataaaaatggaaaataattttttttatttttccctttcatgataatttttaaaaaattattttagggGTAACATCTCGAATTACCTCACAACTGATTTAATACTAGTTCTCTTCCCCGCTAGCAAATGCAGTTGAATTCTCTGACAGCAGCAGCAATGTttaatcatcattttttttttactattagcGGTATTTAATTTACGTTTTCTGGATCTCTTCATGACTTTCTGTctatcgagaaaaaaattgccccTCCAGAGGCGCTCAAAAAAGGCTCGGCCGTCAGGTGGGCCCCGACCACGCGCTGTTTTCGGTATAAACGCCGACATCGTCATTTGtgtttaaaattaaatcatataattcaattaattcaacatcattataatcgattaattaaGAGAGTTTCTGGGATCGAGTGTATAATTTCCGAACACTTGGAGGCACTCGTAgcacatgaaataaatatttcgattCGCTGATGTCTCAAATCCTCTCACAATTATGGAAAAGCTCAATTGCGCTGATGATTTGCTAATTATTCCTCCACAAAATTTTGTATTATTCCGCGTTTAAATTGGTAATTGTGtacttttaataattaataatatagattttatttaattagtaTGCTTGGAAGACGTTGGATGAGGCACACTAAcagcaatttattattttagtttaatattaaaattaactcGTTATAAATTTATGAGATAGTGtttcatattaattatcattaatttatgGTTTTAATAGTAATTATTAGATCTAATGGAAGACTTATGTGATTTTACGAGTATGAAAACTCTTGCACAACCCCTAGACTAcatttttacgattttatttATCTCAAATCCCCAATATCTGGACTCCCAGATGCGTTTGGACGCCGGTCCATTGCAATACTAAGAATTTCCGTGAGAGCCTCTGGATGCTGAAGAAATTTCATCGGGGATGAATTTTGAGGTAACTCCACCCACTAAATGCGCGAGTGGAtgttttcatcattttcaaagGGGACTTCCGAGGCGCCGGCGCTCGAGAGGAAGTCAATATCGGGGCCGAGTACACGGATTTACGGTTGGATGGAATCTCTGGGGCTTCAGGGAGATTCCTGGAAGGGTTGTGGTATAATTTAAATGCGGAAAATATTGCAGACAGTTTTTTTTCCGttggaaaaaatgattctgggaattttttttattcttgcaGAGGTTGATGGATCGAAAAAATGcccttttttaaaaaattaatttgcagaaattttttgtCGAGTGGAATATCAGCTCAATGTAGCATGGAAGTACTTACTTGAATTTCTTTGTTAATaattgagaaatgaaaatttgcagctaaactttttcaaaaatcgtgGAAAGCTGAATGAGAAAATGGATTTTCTTGAACTTTTAATGgcttttccttcaaaaacactatttctattaattaaatttcgtgATAAGATATGTCAAATTATCttcaaatggaaaaatcattaatttttattccgcCCCCTCTGAATTactcaaataaaataacaattactcaaataaaattctcaattttccctttttttcaagaaaCACTAGTGGGCCCACTAAAAAAGggactttaattaattattttcacttaCTTTACACGACCAAATTCATCAGTAGGCATTTGAGGCCTGGCATCACTCCCCATCAACATTTCTCTGTACGTGGAAACCTTGGATTTAATCTCTTCAGTTGTTAATCTGTCGGAAAACCAGAAAAAAgtcaacataaaaaaaaacacctcaaaacTAGGTCAGTCAATTAAAGTTTTCACTTAATCAAATAGATAACTCAACGTTAATGAGAATATTGACTACATACCCTTGTTCTTCCAAGATGTCCATCAACTCTGCACACTTAACCTCAACCTTTCTCTTCCTAACGTGATCAAGAATTTCTTGATTCGGTTGTTTATTCAACTGATCTCCCTTTTCTTCACTTTTATAGTCAACTCTGTCTTTAGTCTTCCGAACAATCGCCCAATTACGTTGTACATGGCCATTGGTACCTGACCCCCTGGGGGTCTGGAGTCCAATTCCATTGTACATCTTCCAGAAGTTTcaacaaaacaaaacaaaatacgCAAAGCTAGATCAACTTTAAATCATACCTGattatcaattgaaaatgtttaatgaattgaattgatCAACGAATTTGAGGTTATGAGCGCCCAAACACACGTATCGATCCGGTCTGACCCGCCAGGAATGCAAGAACTACTTCCTTGTACTGATATTCCTTCTtcgatgacaattttttttgcaatttgttTGACTATATGTATGATTAGAATAGTTTACGAGGCAATTCTCAAGTGTTTTACGCACTTTACAACGAGAGTAGAGGGTAAATATCCCGGTAAAGGTCTTCAACTGTTCCCCCTCCCGCCGACCGGAATGGAAGAAGCTAACCAGGCTATTCAGTCATAATATATGTAACTCTATGTATATGTGAGTAGGAATGCCAGTGTGGCGATATCTGACGGCGAAGAGCTAAAATCCTCCCTCTAGCAACCGAATGCACCAAAATAATTATGACTCCGTCCGGGGGGAAGCGTCACCGTGAGATTCTGGCGGCCGGATGGGGCGCcatgttcattaaaaaaattgtatcttGGCTTCTAATGAATATTAAGGAATGAAAGCTACGCTGTTCGGAGGAGATTTACATTCTCCTCGATCGGGCCaggtttcatcccttaatctcgagaaataaaaattaaaaacgacGAGGAAGGTCGAAGGGCAGTCTCTTTGTCAAGATTCCAATGGGGTTGCCACCGCACTTCGACTTTCCTCggggattttaatttttaattaccgaGATTAAGGGACGAAACTTGGCCTCGTcgaagagaatttaattctcttttCAATAGcgttggtttcatcccttaatatTCATTAGGAAGAGagatataatttatttaatgagcAGGCGAACTTTCGGACGCCTCTTCAGACTCGACAGTGGCGTCTCTCATCATCGGGGTCATTACTACCGTTGCCCAGGGGGTCGCCTGACCCCCAGGATCTGAACCTCTACTTTAGTCTATTATCTTTGGTAGTAGTCAATCCCCTTGATACGACAGACCAGCAATCCAACCAATTATTTGTCGTTATTTCCATTACCTTTTTTCAACTGATTGATATGCGTTGGCATCTAGCAATGTTACGTCACGCATTCAATTGTCAGGAGCGATTTACCGGTTAGTTGAACTTGAGAGTTGAACAGTCACGCAGCCAATGAAACTGGAgctccaaaaaaaataacagaaaaaaacaGGAACGTTCACTTCAACGTAGTGCgccaaaaatattgaacacttgcaatttttcattaatttgattgatttttttttgggaatttacGATGGGTTTGCAAGATTATAAGCAACTCGTGGGGAATTCAGCTGCAATATGTACGATGGCTCACATGCTATCTGGAACGTAAGTCctagaataataattaaatgaccGAAAGTGATttgattatttgaaaattttctcacgTGGATGGgcttaaataatatttatattattttcttcatattttcctCTAAATCGATCTCTCATTCCAATGTTCGTAATCAAATCTTGAAAGTCACTTGACATTGGAAACTTAAGTTATTGAATTATCTCTTAGAATTACCGATTTCTCACGATTCGAAAATCTTATCTTATTGTCCTTGTGGTCGAAGGTTTGGCAGAAAATATTCGTTCCTGAACGAACAGTTGATTGATTTTACGGAGTTGTTTCCCTTGCTAATTACCTAAAATTCCACATAAATTCTACTGATTATTATCGTTGAACAACTCTCTTTACTTATCTCACGCTATCGTCAGGATATTGTCATTATGTGAGTTTACGGATTAATCGTAATttaacgattaatttttttcagattagTTTGTTGGAATATTTACCTCAAGGGCACCTCCGATGGATCCGATCCAATGCCGTTTATCGGGGGAATTGCAATGTAAGTATCATAAGGGGTCGGTGAATTTCATTAGGAAGTCCAGGATTTCGCTGATGTAATTCAGTTagaattttcgtttttattttttacgttATTCTGTTTAGTAAATGATGAATTAATAGGCACGTTGTATGTAATGACATGGCAAATGGGTAAAATTTAGGAGAGATCCGGGCATAATAGGACGTTTGGCAAAATGGGAGGCGGATAAAATGGATAAAATCAATCAGGAAATTCAATGGAAGAGGAGGGAGTCTGTCGACATTTTTGTGTTTCCAGAATTTTATTACAATTGACTGAGGACAAGAGTTTAATTCctcaatatattttaatgtttttcattaaataatgatCCGTCTGGGTAACGAAGGGTTTTTCTTCGCTTTCTAcacagaaaaatatattgtagATTCTATGGAAGATATTTTATTGGATGAATgttttttcatatgaaaaGAGAATTCCACTGTTTCAACATTTAAAATCTTCATTTTATCAGTGAGTTCCCTATAGAGGGTAGATAATAATATATTCGTTTAACATGAGTAATTATTCCactgaaaatatcttattgcATGCGAGTTGCGACGAAATATTCAGGGAAACCACAGGAATATTCAATAGATTTCAACCCTATATGATCGAATCATGAGATTTCTGTTGAGAGCCCTCAGAATCAACGATTCAAGTATACGCTATAATCACACAATCGATTAaatgtttccaaatatttgGTATCGTCAAGGACGGATTCTATCAAcacttttcaaaaatattgagtatttgaatcaaaaaataatttgttccttttactacatttttctctctgtgtagaCTCAAATCCATCTTCCTATGCTACGCGACATACTCGTTGAAAAGCTCAATGAATAAGCTCCAATATGACCCCCATCGTACGcaattctgataatttttcaccGATTTATGAAAGTTTTaagcgaaaaattaattttaaggtTTCGGTTGAAACAGTCACTTTgatattattggaaaattagaattaGTTCTTCGGTTTACCTTCAATAATCACTCGACAACGTTTATGacgtgtttgaaagagtctccaAAGGACTAATTTACGATCTGTTGTGCTCCGAACTTGAGAGGATTATAATCCTTACCAGAAGTcgtattcaaaggaaactctgtcctctAGACTCATAAACCTTCTCTTCTTTTTCCCTTAGTAAATGTTTATCATATAGTAAGAAGTTCGTCTCTGGACACcggtcctctaggtcagtcgtgccttcctcATACCAGCAATAGAGTTCTACAATGATGAGAGTTCTATGATAATGAGTTCAAGTAATTGATTGTATCGctgcatttatttatctccTTTTACCCACATccaaatatatattaattttccaagtcaTATGTGAACTCTGCAGCAATCTGTATAAACAATTTTGGAGCCTGTTAATAGTTCTTCAAAATCATGTATGATAAACccgatttcattgaatttccggTGAGTTGTCGGTTATTACCCCACCGACCCGAGGACGCAgctacttaaaaaaaaaatgctcttTCCCCAGTGTCCCATTTTGCCTGAATGTCCCATTTCCCCAGAATCTCCCCTACTAAATACGTGCGGTATAAATTTCGTGACACGtgtgacaattttttcacactCGGACAAgacaatttttcgttttttttgacACTCGGACAAAACCTTTACCGCACTTGTTGCGTAATAAAACTGCAATTACATTTGAGAATGACATATACGAAACGTTTCTAGAGTTTAATGACGTGTTACTGATGAGGATTTTAGCATTTTCAGTCGCATTCACTGTTGTTATACCTTTAGAGTACAATTTATCTTTCAGGGGATTCCTCATGCTCCAGTATTCCTTCATTCTCAAGGATCCAGCTATGCTGAGCGTCAATATCTTTGGTTTGGCGACTAGTATAATTTATGTCGtggtattttatatttattcatcaaagAAGGTGGGTTATCTATTCATTTGTGATAATTGATTTATGAATTGTCAAGGTTGTTGTCGAGCAGTCTCTGTAGAAAGTTAATAGGCTGTAAAATCACTTAACACGTCAAAATTTAtctaaatttctaaaaattctgTTTCGTGTTCTAAATGGACGATTTCGGAAAGTGATCATTATGCAGCTacctttttaattattcagcagaagaattcaattaaaaactgCATAGTAAATATTTTGTGACGACAACAACTTTAAATGTCTTAAATTGTCACTCACTCTGAACCTAATGACATTATTATCGTTGGTGTTCATCATATGTACGACTTTGTGATGTCTttagaatgaaatttccaCGACGATAGTAAAAATGCTCAGCGTAGTCGGAACACTTATGATATATGCAAAAATGGAGAATCCAGTAGTTCTCGAGTTCAGATGGGGGATTCTAACGACTCTTGCACTTTTTATGCTGATAGCTGCACCACTGGCTAATCTCGtaagttaaaaaaatcattaaagttattattttaatcgatAATAATACTTCAAGTCGGTACTTTACTGAGTGGATATGTTGCTCTTGACTATTTTCAATTGCaaatttcaattgcaaattttcaattggattaatatttttttcaacagtttcttgttataaataaataatagaactTGTCCCTCAAATGGTGGATTGTATTTTAGAAAGTACCAAcgaattctttcatttttttacgtctAATGATCAGAAATTCAAAAGTTAGTCTTTGACTACACCAGACATATTGatttgttttgatttttcaatttgtttttaattgaaacgataattcaattgagaaaaaaaatacgatttcAAATGTGATCGAGATTTCGAAAAATGTTGTGcagttatttataatttttttaattgactaaAAGGGTGAAGTTATTGCGAACCCtcaatacatttttttgacatttattttttcagggaCAAGTGATAAGAACGAAAAGTACAGAGGTCCTTCCATTCCCTATGATAGCAATGGGCACTTTGGTGTCTGCTTTATGGCTGTTGTACGGAGTAATTATCGACAATTCATTCATCATCGTAAGTATCGATAAGACTAATCATCAAGACAATCAAAATCAATAAGACAATCATTCCAACAATTTTaatgtcaattaaaatttttcatttcaattttagcTACAAAATGTCGTGGGAATTGGGCTCTACATCATCCAGCTCTCCCTTTTCGTAATATATCCATCGAAACCTGCATCTGACAAACCGGagaagaaaattcaatgaaatttgtcaattaaaaagACTTTAACGTTCCATTCCAGAATGTTATTATGCATTCCAATCGATCATttattgattgtttttttaaaagaatatTCTTCTCTAGACAACTtggacaaaaatatttttataattgagTAGAAATTGAGCAATGTAAATAGACTTTTTGTAAATGcaattttaacaaaataaatttgactGTCGACAAATGAACGTTtggttttaaattattattaggtGTGACGTATCGGGATCTATCGATAGGTCGTCTTCAATCAATGTCCAGGGATAGGGGGGCGCAATGATGAATGATGGAATCGATAAATTAACATATGAtacctgaatttttcaataaaaccacaaaattacatttaaaatattgaaacaatgGAATTCTCTATTGATATTAAAGAATATGTATTCAACAATATATATTTGATAGAATCTACGATATTTTCCTCTCAGTGAGCGTAGGCAGATAGATTTTACCGTAAGGGCCAAAAAAACCCTCAGATACGAACTCTGATCGTTAGAtcgtggatttttttacttgACCAAAAAAACCGGAGATTATTTAAAGCAGATATTGGTGCATCTGAGTAACTCCCCCTCCTTTTCCTATCTAGGATTCAAAGGTGCAAGCAAACGTCATCTGCCAGACGTACGAATTGGAGATGTGGTATTTGCAAAACTGCTGATCgctacactgagagaaaaaatcgtAGATTCTAGGGAATATATTTGTTGAATGTATGTTATTGCATATGAAAATAGAATTCCATtctttcaacattttaaattCTAGTTTTGCTAGTGGGTTTCCTATAGAACGTAAATAATGAGTAATTATTCCATGGAAAATATCTTATTGCAAATAAATCTTTACAAAGCCAGAATGCGGTACATTCACATCACTATTTAAATGCGATGAAACGTTCAGGGAGTccaaaaatccattaaaagtGATCAGATATTTCGTATTGTCAAAGGCTTATTCCACTGGCCGCATTGAAAAACAACGagtgtttaaataaaaaatactccatccatttactaaatttttctctcaatgtaAAATGTGTTTAGaagttttgaataattttctgcgattattcaaatcaattttaattgaaaaattcaaccgaTAACTCTTCAggattttccaattaaaattatccaataaatgaattaaattatgtAAGGGTTGATTTTCCAATTTGAACGGGAATGTCAACTTCAGATTTATTTCGAAATTCAATTCCAACAAACTACGAAAAATCATTGGAGTATTTAGAAAGCTTCACTCACAATTGACAATCACAAGCAGAAAGTGATTATTTTGCAGTGTCTTTTTAAAACtattcaccataaaaatttgacCAAAAAGTGTTCACCAAATATTTTATACAACAACCTTAGAATTAATTGTGATGGCTGAAAAAATCACTCTAAAATTAATACATCACGAACTTTGAATTTCACTCTCTCACTTATCaatgtcagtattttttaaatttgttttGTAAATCATAAAACAGCTTATTCACTATATCGAGTATTACCATTTCTTTaatatcattaaaaatacACTGGCTGTATACAATGCTACATTAATACAGTGTAAATAGTAGACTTAACAATTAATCACACTTACATTATCGACTACTCACAACTCAGGGATTCAACTAATATTGCCATTAAACAACTCCTCAATTACTCagtgatttttcctcattaatCTGCGTTGCAACGTCACAACCGGGCTATCGCGCTGAGGCTATTCTTCTTACGACACACATGACATTGTTTGTTTcctgttttttaatttatcatgTTTTTTAGCAATTTCTGATATGTGCCTACAATTTATTCACAGGATAAATCAAGCAAATAGTAAATCGTAGCCACTAAAATCTGGAATAATGTCGCAAAATATCAcctcaatcataaaaaaatggattaaTAGTTAACTAAATGATTATCTAAGGAAATCAATCGGTAGAACTCCAGGTACGAACTTGGATATTACGGTCTCACTAATAAAATTTGGGAATGTCAAATGTAATACAAGAATATAAGCCCAATATAATTCGAACGCTATGCCAAAGAAATAACCGAataaattcagtagcgaagtgataaaacgagataagtcacttttgactattgaccagtttttcatgaatatctcagaatctaagggagatagcgaaatgTTTAttggaaccttttttgtggagcgaattGAGTACTATAAGAAATGTAgtgacaaaaatttcgctatttcT
The window above is part of the Diachasmimorpha longicaudata isolate KC_UGA_2023 chromosome 9, iyDiaLong2, whole genome shotgun sequence genome. Proteins encoded here:
- the LOC135165811 gene encoding sugar transporter SWEET1 — encoded protein: MGLQDYKQLVGNSAAICTMAHMLSGTLVCWNIYLKGTSDGSDPMPFIGGIAMGFLMLQYSFILKDPAMLSVNIFGLATSIIYVVVFYIYSSKKNEISTTIVKMLSVVGTLMIYAKMENPVVLEFRWGILTTLALFMLIAAPLANLGQVIRTKSTEVLPFPMIAMGTLVSALWLLYGVIIDNSFIILQNVVGIGLYIIQLSLFVIYPSKPASDKPEKKIQ